A single genomic interval of Pyrus communis chromosome 5, drPyrComm1.1, whole genome shotgun sequence harbors:
- the LOC137734307 gene encoding uncharacterized protein, translating into MGETWGRLQLPMHFRGVSSAVPVETMAARAAVLFACNLGVMQVEMQGDALVVINALQGDTAVLGNGQFGNNLQDASQMLKSFLNWKVTFGRRETNKVAYRLARLGLTLDAQVLWFEEPSDIISDLLLEDSITT; encoded by the exons ATGGGGGAAACCTGGGGTAGGCTG CAGCTACCTATGCATTTCAGAGGGGTCAGCTCGGCGGTTCCGGTGGAGACTATGGCTGCTCGGGCAGCAGTTCTTTTTGCTTGTAATCTGGGAGTCATGCAGGTGGAAATGCAGGGGGATGCACTGGTGGTCATCAATGCTTTGCAAGGGGACACGGCAGTTCTAGGCAATGGTCAGTTTGGGAATAATTTGCAGGATGCCAGTCAAATGTTAAAGTCTTTTCTGAATTGGAAGGTCACGTTTGGTCGACGTGAAACGAACAAGGTTGCATATCGGCTCGCGAGATTGGGCTTAACGCTGGATGCTCAAGTTTTATGGTTTGAAGAACCTTCAGATATAATCTCTGATTTGCTTTTAGAGGATAGTATTACTACTTAA